The following proteins come from a genomic window of Meleagris gallopavo isolate NT-WF06-2002-E0010 breed Aviagen turkey brand Nicholas breeding stock chromosome Z, Turkey_5.1, whole genome shotgun sequence:
- the MACIR gene encoding UNC119-binding protein C5orf30 homolog, translating into MEVDINGESRSAISTLPVPLAEVSAAGRTEAEKPRCSSTPCSPMRRTVSGYQILHMDSNYLVGFTTGEELLKLAQKCTGNEESKGESGPNLCSKQLDSGLARSSRLYKARSRYYQPYEIPAVNGRRRRRMPSSGDKCTKALPYEPYKALHGPLPLCLLKGKRAHSKSLDYLNLDKMSIKEPADTEVLQYQLQHLTLRGDRMFARNNT; encoded by the coding sequence ATGGAAGTTGACATCAACGGAGAGTCCAGAAGTGCCATATCCACGCTCCCAGTGCCCCTGGCAGAGGTGAGTGCTGCAGGCCGAACGGAAGCTGAGAAGCCACGGTGCTCCAGTACCCCCTGCTCACCCATGCGACGGACGGTTTCGGGGTATCAGATCCTCCACATGGATTCTAACTACCTGGTTGGCTTCACGACTGGAGAGGAGCTGCTAAAACTCGCCCAGAAATGTACAGGAAATGAAGAGAGTAAAGGGGAATCTGGGCCTAACTTGTGCTCCAAACAGCTTGATTCAGGACTTGCACGCTCCTCCCGTTTGTACAAAGCTAGAAGTAGGTATTATCAGCCATATGAGATTCCAGCAGTAaatggaaggaggaggaggcggATGCCCAGCTCAGGGGATAAATGCACTAAGGCTTTACCGTATGAACCCTACAAGGCACTTCATGGTCCCCTGCCTCTTTGCCTTTTAAAAGGTAAAAGGGCTCACTCAAAATCTCTGGACTACCTCAATTTAGACAAAATGAGTATTAAGGAACCTGCTGACACAGAAGTGCTACAATACCAGCTCCAACACCTTACTCTTAGAGGGGACCGTATGTTTGCGAGAAATAACACATGA